Proteins encoded within one genomic window of Brachybacterium muris:
- a CDS encoding DedA family protein, translating into MNIVDWAVETIDRFGAFGVALLIFLENVFPPIPSEVILPLAGVTAAGPNNTYAGMLIASIIGSVTGAWLLYGLGRLLGPERLRWAFIHLPLLNVDDYDKTVDWMDKHGQKGIFFGRMVPGVRSLISIPAGLYKMPFWIFTLLTALGSAIWNTIFVTFGYTLGSNWTVIEPYTDVISKIVYAIIAIALVWTLIKLIRREKRRKELGLPDPDEEQKKELREKGDDDAR; encoded by the coding sequence ATGAACATCGTCGACTGGGCCGTGGAGACGATCGACCGTTTCGGCGCCTTCGGTGTCGCGCTGCTGATCTTCCTGGAGAACGTCTTCCCCCCGATCCCCTCCGAGGTGATCCTGCCGCTGGCCGGGGTGACCGCCGCCGGGCCCAACAACACCTACGCCGGCATGCTGATCGCCTCGATCATCGGCTCGGTGACCGGGGCATGGCTGCTGTACGGCCTGGGCCGACTGTTGGGTCCGGAGCGCCTGCGCTGGGCGTTCATCCACCTGCCGCTGCTGAACGTGGACGACTACGACAAGACCGTCGACTGGATGGACAAGCACGGTCAGAAGGGCATCTTCTTCGGCCGCATGGTGCCGGGGGTGCGCTCGCTGATCTCGATCCCCGCGGGCCTGTACAAGATGCCCTTCTGGATATTCACCCTGCTCACCGCCCTGGGCAGCGCCATCTGGAACACCATCTTCGTGACCTTCGGCTACACCCTGGGCAGCAACTGGACCGTGATCGAGCCCTACACCGATGTGATCTCCAAGATCGTCTACGCGATCATCGCGATCGCCCTCGTGTGGACCCTGATCAAGCTGATCCGCCGCGAGAAGCGCCGCAAGGAGCTGGGTCTTCCCGATCCCGACGAGGAGCAGAAGAAGGAGCTCCGCGAGAAGGGGGACGATGACGCACGCTGA